One genomic window of Oncorhynchus kisutch isolate 150728-3 linkage group LG26, Okis_V2, whole genome shotgun sequence includes the following:
- the ybey gene encoding endoribonuclease YbeY isoform X1, translating into MGVVLRNLQNVVPLRRARLRKDVETLRHILGIQKFDLGVICVDNRKIQRINNIYRKKNMPTDVLSFPFYEELRPGKLPCPIYRDELNLGDIFLGVEYLMKQCQQQSQDLHGILTSVTAHGICHLLGYRHETEEEWKEMLQKESYILNEFNRFTGRQLVPLTKKCSQDG; encoded by the exons ATGGGTGTAGTTCTACGGAATCTTCAGAACGTGGTGCCGTTGCGACGCGCGAGGCTACGGAAGGATGTGGAGACGTTGAGACACATATTAGGCATCCAAAAATTTGATTTGGGAGTCATTTGCGTGGACAACCGCAAAATTCAACGCATCAATAACATTTATAGGAAAAAAAATATGCCCACTGATGTCCTCTCATTTCCATTCTATGAG gAGCTGAGGCCTGGGAAGCTGCCGTGCCCCATTTACAGAGATGAACTGAACCTTGGAGACATTTTCTTGGGGGTTGAATACCTGATGAAACAGTGCCAGCAGCAGTCTCAGGATCTTCATGGAATTCTCACA TCAGTCACTGCTCATGGAATCTGTCATTTGTTGGGTTACAGACATGAAACTGAGGAGGAGTGGAAAGAG ATGCTGCAGAAGGAAagctacatacttaatgagttcAACAGATTCACTGGCAGACAGCTGGTGCCTCTGACCAAGAAGTGTAGCCAAGATGGGTGA
- the ybey gene encoding endoribonuclease YbeY isoform X2 translates to MPTDVLSFPFYEELRPGKLPCPIYRDELNLGDIFLGVEYLMKQCQQQSQDLHGILTSVTAHGICHLLGYRHETEEEWKEMLQKESYILNEFNRFTGRQLVPLTKKCSQDG, encoded by the exons ATGCCCACTGATGTCCTCTCATTTCCATTCTATGAG gAGCTGAGGCCTGGGAAGCTGCCGTGCCCCATTTACAGAGATGAACTGAACCTTGGAGACATTTTCTTGGGGGTTGAATACCTGATGAAACAGTGCCAGCAGCAGTCTCAGGATCTTCATGGAATTCTCACA TCAGTCACTGCTCATGGAATCTGTCATTTGTTGGGTTACAGACATGAAACTGAGGAGGAGTGGAAAGAG ATGCTGCAGAAGGAAagctacatacttaatgagttcAACAGATTCACTGGCAGACAGCTGGTGCCTCTGACCAAGAAGTGTAGCCAAGATGGGTGA